The proteins below come from a single Spiroplasma endosymbiont of Atherix ibis genomic window:
- a CDS encoding YitT family ABC transporter: MDKNKVDMNELSNEISDSVDEMLKDQKVEFQSTQEKRTINKLAKELNKGNTIDRDLLLNFENKVMSQREQQLLVKQYFRTKFFKDFFQIFLAAFLTALTFDYFISVTGRAGLFPAGLGAIARFFATLTFPGRNQVDMQSSFYFIYYLIINIPLFIFGYIKLGKKFTFTTFLFVILQIGFDQIFQALPYINPKEFHLIVNFQLISRTPDSWNTGIWLFIFGSLGGILLGFSYSIVYKIGGSSGGLDFLTVYFSNKSNKPLGSLNRKVNLFILACVIVLNTLIIPLELINSDIKIDILQNGNYINNQKLIESMWNYAMKNGDIIGDGITTNHPVFAAWFPTGLPSTFTKDQYNYLVEFVCKNGYGTDLSNIDKGLVAKIKILFVFGPSLFASFTLVMCAGMSTNYFYPKYTVRTYMITTNVPKEINKMLLDNGFQNDILTWDSINRINGNYLHRSVIMVAMSVMDWEKIEKKVFMADPHAKVNAINTKTIKGLFNYEIKKNDDRDIIRTKIETDELEKEKIRQIAIVRAYKENEKLIKKNQKRKNKSKKSELEKK; encoded by the coding sequence ATGGATAAAAATAAAGTAGATATGAATGAGTTAAGCAATGAAATATCAGATTCAGTTGATGAAATGCTAAAAGATCAAAAAGTAGAATTTCAATCAACACAAGAAAAAAGAACAATTAATAAATTAGCTAAAGAACTTAATAAAGGTAATACAATTGATAGAGATTTATTACTTAATTTTGAAAATAAGGTAATGTCTCAAAGAGAACAACAACTTTTAGTTAAGCAATATTTTAGAACTAAATTTTTTAAAGATTTTTTTCAAATTTTTCTTGCTGCCTTTCTAACTGCATTAACATTTGACTATTTTATTTCTGTTACAGGAAGAGCAGGACTATTTCCAGCAGGATTAGGAGCGATTGCTCGTTTTTTTGCTACTTTAACTTTTCCAGGTAGGAACCAAGTTGATATGCAATCATCTTTTTATTTTATTTACTATTTAATAATAAATATCCCTTTATTTATTTTTGGTTATATAAAATTAGGTAAAAAATTTACCTTTACAACATTTTTATTTGTAATCTTGCAAATTGGTTTTGACCAAATTTTTCAAGCATTACCATATATTAATCCTAAAGAATTTCATTTAATTGTTAATTTTCAATTAATTTCAAGAACACCAGATTCATGAAATACGGGTATATGATTGTTTATTTTTGGTTCATTAGGTGGTATATTATTAGGTTTTTCATATTCAATTGTTTATAAAATTGGTGGTTCAAGTGGAGGATTAGATTTTTTAACAGTTTATTTTTCAAATAAAAGTAATAAACCATTAGGATCATTAAATAGAAAAGTAAATTTATTTATTTTGGCATGTGTTATTGTTTTAAATACACTTATTATTCCTTTAGAATTAATTAATTCAGATATTAAAATTGATATTCTACAAAATGGAAATTATATTAATAATCAAAAATTAATAGAATCAATGTGAAACTATGCAATGAAAAATGGAGATATTATAGGAGATGGAATTACTACAAATCACCCTGTTTTTGCAGCTTGATTTCCTACTGGATTGCCTTCAACTTTTACAAAAGATCAATATAATTATTTAGTTGAATTTGTATGCAAAAATGGATATGGAACTGATTTGTCAAATATTGATAAAGGTTTAGTTGCAAAAATTAAAATATTGTTTGTCTTTGGACCATCATTGTTTGCATCATTTACTCTTGTAATGTGTGCTGGAATGTCAACAAATTACTTTTATCCAAAATATACAGTGAGAACTTATATGATTACAACAAATGTACCAAAAGAAATTAATAAAATGTTATTAGATAATGGTTTTCAAAATGATATTTTAACTTGAGATAGTATAAATAGAATTAATGGGAACTATCTACATAGAAGTGTGATTATGGTTGCTATGTCCGTGATGGATTGAGAAAAAATTGAAAAAAAAGTCTTTATGGCTGATCCTCATGCTAAAGTCAATGCAATTAATACAAAAACTATTAAGGGATTATTTAATTACGAAATTAAAAAGAATGATGATAGAGATATTATTAGAACAAAAATTGAAACTGATGAGCTTGAAAAGGAAAAAATTAGACAAATTGCTATTGTTAGAGCATATAAAGAAAATGAAAAATTAATTAAGAAAAATCAAAAAAGAAAAAATAAATCAAAAAAATCAGAATTAGAAAAAAAATAA
- a CDS encoding post-transcriptional regulator, giving the protein MNNIYLRDIIYKMLDLKLTELRKEYKKISFNDLFSYLKEIIFKNNKITDLNDLSFFIMNIKINKIFEYLNISAILDKSSSIEIDLKSILER; this is encoded by the coding sequence ATGAACAATATTTATTTAAGAGATATTATTTATAAAATGTTAGATCTAAAACTAACTGAATTAAGGAAAGAATATAAAAAGATTAGTTTTAATGATTTGTTCTCTTATTTAAAAGAGATAATATTCAAAAATAATAAAATTACTGATTTGAATGATTTATCGTTTTTTATTATGAATATTAAGATTAATAAAATATTCGAGTATCTAAATATTAGTGCAATATTAGATAAAAGTAGTTCAATTGAAATTGATTTAAAAAGTATTTTAGAAAGATAG
- a CDS encoding protein translocase SecDF, variant type yields the protein MKKQKKPILKSFAILLIVCSLILGIVFSTWKFSENIRLGSDFKGYYSALVSVDNLNEKNKNNGQPNGDASEGAKALNQRLNPMGNNQIIIEKAGNNFLKVLSPVDAYQNETVFRNQIQKNGGIVLLDAKTFSDLQITTKDDKIERKGINEFFTGAKATSVTTSNQKQPAISYKLNGDTFKSLLPSSSNQKQGTYADDNKALSLFILLDADGFYNDIRNYYNLIKGTTKERIEEFFKVVVQPFREIYNNSSTNSEVKQILFDLFYGNWDVKTSSGVSYKRSASLIETKEASLATATGFTEIVKSFKYLSETSKYVYDSNSVTKDFENEGRYSNNVKLWSQSGVLTDSDMKVNQIFAKINPVLIQYVGSNGQSFNEVYWNNLRTNYFLFTGQVTETKSTTAAGGVGYIDGNNLITTVDSYAKSEIGASLFNAAGKGFVFTVNSIATLSGTVTNIMLWAGLTFLLIIALCLIIYMGFFYRLLGLFSMIITLAIIGMTLLSLSWFNLTVGPETIISSFILIALNIEIFSTLFENMKESYYLKQRGLKTSFNISIKENVGLAADLVIALLIPSMCMFWITSNAIRSMAIMLAMGSLFTVVFTILISVILFKIVLNSSWFTNKSNLFALNTDFATQGKFLLNYKIRRTENKISKLESKEKQNGTLINSLKDKLKILNEKLTLFKEKENSKADKRQLLAKEKLNKKIEKLKSKIASLDENKKAKKIQKLNFKINELIFIRDDKTQSIIEEEGQIITSANEKLKIKTIEINIKNGAKMILLFGIIILALSIGFGFLFGLRFDHTFGGRTDYTLWGDNIQTSYNGMVEETFEDQDPKTKALEEKINQLKEEFEEFEKNHQDNDDLPAVHFKKAEVVSEYLNFVYSQSYYVNYLSNSLNSSKLYKNNNYSVSFGRQFVYNGSSNNQNWITLTVYTQNIKQSSVIKKMFNNWGVDKQQNITETNGFITKAINPATMLWTLQQIAITVAAIILALIIYILIRFKWTYYIAMIVAIIVAPVISVALITALQIPLGNASIIAIVSSLLFTVISLFMIFGKSRSLISSKNEKSLVNFFNKEIEIVYDTKTFKRKINDELFNLKNEMRLNIKVNSLSKEEKKKIKLEFKEIKHNKKIEFKKIKKENKIKINRVGKQNNYLSEVLVKSFKFGLVRCSLLITLYSLVGIVILTTMPSILSFGLAIIIGTIVTSLVVLFISLPLWVIFEQIRIRNKLARKRFINGLYVSNEEQIIEGIND from the coding sequence ATGAAAAAACAAAAGAAACCTATTCTTAAAAGTTTTGCTATATTATTGATAGTATGTTCATTAATTTTAGGGATAGTATTCTCTACTTGAAAATTTTCAGAAAATATTAGGTTGGGTTCAGACTTCAAGGGTTATTATTCAGCACTTGTTTCAGTTGACAATTTAAATGAAAAAAATAAAAATAATGGTCAACCAAATGGAGATGCATCAGAAGGTGCAAAAGCTTTAAATCAACGTTTAAATCCTATGGGAAATAATCAAATAATAATAGAAAAAGCTGGTAATAACTTTTTAAAAGTTTTATCACCAGTTGATGCATATCAAAACGAAACAGTATTTAGAAACCAAATTCAAAAAAATGGGGGTATTGTTTTACTAGATGCTAAGACTTTTTCTGATTTACAAATTACAACTAAAGATGACAAAATTGAAAGAAAAGGTATTAATGAATTCTTTACAGGAGCAAAAGCAACTTCTGTTACAACTTCAAATCAAAAACAACCAGCAATATCATATAAATTAAATGGAGATACTTTTAAAAGTTTATTACCTAGTAGTTCAAATCAAAAACAAGGAACTTATGCAGATGATAATAAAGCTTTAAGTTTATTTATTCTGTTAGACGCAGATGGTTTCTACAATGATATTAGAAACTATTATAATCTAATTAAAGGAACAACAAAAGAAAGAATTGAAGAGTTCTTTAAAGTAGTAGTTCAACCTTTTAGAGAAATTTATAATAACAGTAGTACAAATTCAGAAGTTAAACAAATACTTTTCGACTTATTTTATGGTAATTGAGATGTTAAAACTTCATCAGGAGTTTCATATAAGCGTTCGGCATCGCTTATTGAAACTAAAGAAGCAAGTTTAGCAACAGCAACTGGATTTACTGAAATAGTAAAATCTTTTAAATATTTATCTGAAACTTCAAAATATGTATATGACTCAAATTCTGTTACAAAAGATTTTGAAAATGAAGGAAGATATTCAAATAATGTAAAACTTTGAAGTCAAAGTGGTGTTTTAACAGATAGTGACATGAAAGTTAATCAAATATTTGCAAAAATAAATCCAGTTTTAATTCAATATGTTGGATCAAATGGACAATCATTTAATGAAGTGTATTGAAATAACTTAAGAACAAACTATTTTTTATTCACTGGTCAAGTAACTGAAACTAAATCAACTACAGCAGCTGGTGGTGTGGGATATATAGATGGCAATAACTTAATTACAACTGTTGACAGTTATGCAAAATCTGAAATTGGAGCATCATTATTTAATGCAGCTGGAAAGGGATTTGTATTTACAGTTAACTCTATTGCTACATTAAGTGGAACAGTTACAAATATAATGCTTTGAGCAGGTTTAACTTTCTTATTGATAATTGCATTATGTTTAATTATTTATATGGGATTTTTCTATAGACTTTTAGGACTATTTTCAATGATAATTACATTGGCAATAATAGGAATGACATTGTTATCATTAAGCTGATTTAACTTAACTGTTGGACCTGAAACAATTATCTCTTCATTTATTCTTATTGCTTTAAACATTGAAATATTTTCTACATTATTTGAGAATATGAAAGAAAGTTATTATTTAAAACAAAGAGGTTTAAAAACAAGTTTTAATATTTCTATTAAAGAAAATGTTGGTTTAGCAGCTGACTTAGTTATTGCATTGTTAATTCCTTCTATGTGTATGTTTTGAATTACTTCAAATGCAATAAGATCAATGGCTATAATGCTTGCTATGGGTTCTTTATTCACTGTTGTATTTACTATTTTGATTAGTGTAATTTTATTTAAAATAGTTTTAAATTCTTCATGATTTACAAATAAATCTAATTTATTTGCTTTAAACACAGATTTTGCAACTCAAGGTAAATTTCTTCTTAATTACAAAATAAGAAGAACTGAAAATAAAATTAGCAAATTAGAATCAAAAGAAAAACAAAATGGAACTTTAATTAATTCTTTAAAAGATAAATTAAAAATATTGAATGAAAAATTAACTTTATTTAAAGAAAAAGAAAATTCAAAAGCAGATAAGAGACAATTATTAGCAAAAGAAAAATTAAATAAAAAAATTGAGAAATTAAAGTCTAAGATAGCATCTTTAGATGAAAACAAAAAAGCTAAAAAAATTCAAAAATTGAACTTTAAAATTAATGAATTGATTTTTATTAGAGATGATAAAACTCAAAGCATAATTGAAGAAGAAGGTCAAATTATAACAAGTGCAAATGAAAAATTAAAAATTAAAACTATTGAAATAAATATTAAAAATGGAGCAAAAATGATTTTACTATTTGGAATTATTATACTTGCTCTTTCAATAGGATTTGGTTTCTTATTTGGTTTACGTTTTGATCATACATTTGGTGGAAGAACTGACTATACATTATGAGGAGATAATATTCAAACTTCTTATAATGGAATGGTTGAAGAAACTTTTGAAGATCAAGATCCTAAAACAAAAGCACTTGAAGAAAAAATAAATCAGCTTAAAGAAGAATTTGAAGAGTTTGAAAAGAATCATCAAGATAATGATGATTTACCAGCAGTTCATTTTAAAAAAGCTGAAGTTGTATCAGAATATTTAAATTTTGTATATTCACAAAGTTATTATGTTAATTATCTTTCAAATAGTTTAAATTCATCTAAACTTTATAAAAATAATAATTATTCAGTTTCTTTTGGACGTCAATTTGTATATAATGGATCTTCAAATAATCAAAATTGAATCACTTTAACTGTTTATACACAAAATATAAAACAATCTTCAGTTATTAAAAAAATGTTTAATAATTGAGGTGTTGATAAACAACAAAATATAACTGAAACTAATGGATTTATTACAAAAGCAATTAATCCAGCTACAATGTTATGAACATTGCAACAAATTGCTATAACAGTTGCTGCAATAATTCTAGCTTTAATAATTTATATTTTGATTAGATTTAAATGAACATACTATATTGCAATGATTGTGGCAATAATAGTTGCTCCAGTTATTTCTGTTGCTCTGATAACTGCTTTACAAATTCCATTAGGAAATGCTTCAATTATTGCAATTGTAAGTAGTTTATTATTTACAGTCATATCATTGTTTATGATTTTTGGAAAATCAAGATCATTAATTTCATCTAAAAATGAAAAATCATTAGTAAATTTCTTTAATAAAGAAATAGAAATTGTTTATGATACAAAAACATTTAAAAGAAAAATAAATGATGAATTATTCAATCTTAAAAATGAAATGAGATTAAATATAAAAGTAAATAGTTTATCTAAAGAAGAGAAGAAAAAAATAAAATTAGAATTTAAAGAAATAAAACACAATAAAAAAATAGAATTTAAGAAAATTAAAAAAGAAAATAAAAT